The following are encoded together in the Malaya genurostris strain Urasoe2022 chromosome 3, Malgen_1.1, whole genome shotgun sequence genome:
- the LOC131436712 gene encoding chondroadherin-like, translating to MKLLVVSALLALVPAIWGVSYCPSSCTCDDEKLHVTCGEGELDVLPIALNPSIRRLVIKFHRIRSIDSSIQFYTELTMLDLSYNHLLSIPQQIFMYQKKLLQLHLNNNKIGALSNKTFAGLTELRVLNLRGNFIDQVTSEMFSTLPKLEELNLGGNRIGSLDATAFEGLTELRILYLDDNAIKTIPTLSLTPLKTLAELYMGTNSLYKIQPGAFEGLHALKRLDIHGSMLVNLTMDTFRGLENIRSLDLSDNHLLKVPTVQLSALKRLEELAIGQNDFESIPEGAFFGLTNLKSIDISGALNLKQIQSGAFSSNPNLESVTIASNKELLEIDEGAFSGLPHIRKVILRDNKIATFREELLPWKHLTDFDLSENPLTCDCQMLWLRNLLHRKNIETEEAQIVCAYPERLHGEPLREITPEMMGCQHLQSKERAIFGAIIVASAATVTTFVLIVYRLRHRILDMFRRHWRTTKRDTLQEEKDMEIQKSLGGETDFHQPHCNIYTYNYHPVFRNHQQHPASMYAGQYSLPFPHYQANGRFPLQQQPLPQTPGSLDHPVTSTSSQGASQSPSSTSAIYSPQYAHHIYEVPKNVVDT from the coding sequence ATGAAGCTACTAGTGGTGAGTGCACTGCTGGCCCTGGTGCCGGCAATTTGGGGCGTATCGTACTGCCCTAGCAGCTGCACGTGTGATGACGAAAAGCTGCATGTCACCTGCGGTGAGGGCGAACTGGACGTCCTGCCGATCGCGTTGAACCCATCAATTCGCCGGTTGGTCATTAAATTTCACCGGATTCGCTCCATTGATTCGTCGATTCAGTTTTACACCGAGTTGACCATGCTGGACCTGAGCTATAATCACTTGTTGAGCATTCCGCAGCAGATCTTCATGTACCAGAAGAAACTGCTCCAGCTGCATCTGAATAATAATAAGATTGGAGCACTGAGCAACAAAACTTTCGCCGGGTTGACCGAGTTACGAGTTCTGAACTTACGAGGCAATTTCATTGATCAGGTAACCAGCGAAATGTTCAGTACTCTGCCCAAGCTAGAGGAATTGAACCTCGGTGGAAATAGAATTGGATCGTTGGATGCAACAGCATTTGAAGGATTGACCGAGCTACGAATTCTGTATCTGGATGATAATGCTATCAAAACGATTCCGACTCTTTCGTTGACTCCACTGAAGACACTTGCTGAATTGTACATGGGAACTAATTCTTTGTACAAAATCCAGCCTGGTGCATTTGAAGGATTGCATGCCTTGAAGCGTCTGGATATCCATGGTTCAATGCTGGTGAATCTCACGATGGATACGTTCCGGGGATTGGAGAATATTCGTTCGTTGGATTTGTCGGACAATCATTTGCTGAAGGTGCCAACTGTACAGTTGAGTGCCCTCAAACGTTTGGAGGAGCTAGCGATTGGTCAGAACGATTTCGAATCCATTCCGGAAGGAGCCTTTTTTGGATTGACTAATCTGAAAAGCATTGACATCTCCGGAGCCCTCAATCTCAAACAGATTCAGTCCGGTGCATTTTCTTCCAATCCAAATTTAGAGTCGGTAACCATCGCTTCGAACAAAGAACTGCTGGAAATAGATGAAGGAGCTTTCTCTGGGCTGCCACATATCAGGAAAGTTATTCTGCGGGATAACAAAATCGCCACATTCAGAGAAGAACTGTTGCCGTGGAAACACTTGACCGATTTCGACCTGTCGGAAAATCCGCTAACATGTGATTGCCAGATGTTGTGGTTGCGGAATCTCCTGCACAGAAAAAACATTGAAACCGAGGAAGCCCAGATTGTTTGCGCTTATCCCGAACGGCTACACGGTGAGCCACTGCGTGAGATAACCCCTGAAATGATGGGCTGTCAGCATCTGCAGTCCAAGGAACGAGCAATTTTCGGAGCCATCATCGTTGCTTCCGCTGCCACAGTCACCACGTTCGTATTAATTGTTTACCGTCTGCGGCATCGCATATTAGATATGTTCCGGCGTCACTGGCGCACTACCAAGCGGGATACGCTACAGGAGGAGAAGGATATGGAGATCCAGAAATCACTGGGCGGTGAAACTGATTTCCACCAGCCGCACTGCAACATCTACACCTACAATTACCATCCGGTTTTCAGGAATCATCAGCAACATCCGGCCTCGATGTATGCCGGACAGTACAGCTTGCCGTTTCCGCACTACCAAGCCAACGGTAGGTTCCCACTGCAACAACAGCCCCTGCCGCAAACGCCGGGCTCGTTGGATCATCCCGTCACGAGTACCAGTTCGCAGGGGGCTTCCCAATCGCCGAGCTCGACCTCGGCTATCTATTCGCCCCAGTACGCTCATCACATATACGAAGTTCCGAAAAATGTTGTGGACACTTAG